The proteins below come from a single Prochlorococcus marinus str. MIT 9215 genomic window:
- the trmD gene encoding tRNA (guanosine(37)-N1)-methyltransferase TrmD — MSGFNFEVITLFPKAFELINNLGVITKALDKNLIDVNLHDLREYGEGSYRQVDDKPYGGGAGMVLKPEPIFKAYESIRKLPKSKTLLMSPQGKVLKQEDFLRWSSLDQLIIICGQYEGFDERVRCLADEEVSMGDYVLSGGEIPAVSIINGLTRILPGTLGDPDSLIDESHNSYLLEYPHYTRPRVFKDMKVPDVLINGNHKEIELWRKEQMLNRTFQRRKDLIESQFSVQKHSDYDSNEWFWDI, encoded by the coding sequence ATGAGTGGTTTTAATTTTGAGGTAATTACATTGTTCCCTAAAGCTTTTGAATTAATAAATAATTTAGGGGTCATAACAAAAGCTCTAGATAAGAATTTGATCGATGTAAATTTGCACGATTTGAGAGAATATGGAGAAGGTTCTTACAGACAAGTAGACGATAAGCCTTATGGAGGAGGAGCAGGTATGGTATTAAAGCCTGAACCTATTTTTAAAGCATATGAATCAATTAGGAAATTACCTAAAAGTAAAACTTTATTAATGTCTCCACAAGGTAAAGTCTTGAAGCAAGAGGATTTTTTAAGATGGTCTTCTTTGGATCAATTGATAATAATTTGCGGGCAATATGAAGGCTTTGATGAAAGGGTTAGATGCTTGGCTGACGAAGAGGTATCTATGGGTGATTATGTACTTTCTGGGGGTGAAATTCCAGCTGTATCTATAATTAATGGCTTAACAAGAATATTACCAGGGACTCTTGGAGACCCAGACTCTTTAATAGATGAAAGTCATAATTCTTACTTGTTGGAATATCCTCATTACACAAGGCCGCGTGTTTTTAAGGATATGAAAGTCCCCGATGTTCTCATTAATGGAAATCATAAAGAAATAGAACTTTGGAGAAAAGAACAGATGTTAAATAGAACTTTTCAAAGAAGAAAAGACCTAATTGAAAGTCAATTTTCTGTTCAAAAACATTCTGATTATGATTCAAATGAATGGTTTTGGGACATATGA